A genome region from Natronosalvus rutilus includes the following:
- a CDS encoding Mrp/NBP35 family ATP-binding protein, which yields MTVSESDLRTQLATVQDPELEDDIVSLGLVNDVSIEGDTARISLAFNAPYAPAEMTMGNRIREVVADLDADLEADVRAHVGEDHGFDEEILPRVKNVIAVSSGKGGVGKTTVAANLAAGLEKMGARVGILDSDIHGPNVPRILPIEGEPGITPDEELVPPRSDGVRVISMGFLTENADDPAILRGPMVNNIMTQFLQEVEWGVLDYLIVDLPPGTGDATLNLLQLMPVAGAVIVTTPQQMAVDDTRKGLRMFQEHDAPILGIVENMSTFRCPNCDDQHDLFGRDGGDDISADYDVPLLAKLPLDPEFGAEERDVPPVKDDSSSVQGALEDLIETVADRIGEVNRARVADATANEVEEPVPSAAGQ from the coding sequence ATGACTGTATCCGAATCCGACCTCCGAACCCAACTCGCAACCGTACAGGACCCCGAACTCGAGGACGACATCGTCTCGCTCGGCCTCGTCAACGACGTCTCGATCGAGGGCGACACTGCCCGGATTTCGCTGGCGTTCAACGCGCCCTACGCCCCTGCCGAGATGACGATGGGGAACCGCATCCGCGAGGTCGTCGCCGACCTCGACGCGGACCTCGAGGCAGACGTTCGCGCCCACGTGGGTGAGGACCACGGCTTCGACGAGGAGATTCTCCCCCGAGTCAAGAACGTGATCGCCGTCTCGAGTGGTAAGGGCGGCGTCGGCAAGACGACCGTCGCCGCGAACCTCGCGGCCGGCCTCGAGAAGATGGGTGCACGGGTCGGCATCCTCGACTCGGACATCCACGGTCCGAACGTCCCGCGCATCTTGCCGATCGAGGGCGAACCCGGAATTACGCCAGACGAGGAACTCGTCCCGCCCCGGTCGGACGGCGTCCGCGTCATCAGCATGGGCTTTCTCACGGAGAACGCGGACGACCCGGCGATTCTCCGGGGACCGATGGTCAACAACATCATGACCCAGTTCCTCCAGGAGGTCGAGTGGGGCGTCCTCGACTACCTCATCGTCGACCTGCCGCCGGGAACCGGCGACGCGACGCTCAATCTCCTCCAGCTCATGCCCGTCGCGGGGGCTGTCATCGTTACGACGCCCCAGCAGATGGCCGTCGACGACACCCGGAAGGGGCTGCGTATGTTCCAGGAACACGACGCGCCGATCCTGGGCATCGTCGAGAACATGTCGACATTCCGGTGTCCGAACTGTGACGACCAGCACGACCTCTTCGGCCGCGACGGCGGCGACGACATCAGCGCCGACTACGACGTCCCGCTGCTCGCGAAACTCCCCCTCGATCCCGAGTTCGGCGCCGAAGAGCGCGACGTCCCGCCGGTCAAGGATGACTCGAGCTCCGTCCAGGGTGCTCTCGAGGACCTCATCGAAACCGTCGCCGACCGGATCGGGGAGGTGAACCGGGCTCGAGTCGCCGACGCAACGGCGAACGAGGTCGAAGAGCCCGTTCCGTCCGCGGCCGGCCAATAG
- a CDS encoding sulfite exporter TauE/SafE family protein: MDLDLDPTIENPDTGPTAAEIPPETPPRRIGIEAEALDREQTTLERMRLPRAALRRFALLGGLYVATVAGISLLLDGGTDSLPFVPIVVLVAFVFETTDSAAGMGFGTGIAPLLFVLGYGPLEIVPVLLLSETLTGIVAGAVHHNVDNVTFSVRPLNDETKLLALLVGVGSVAVLGSVILTYFTLGLSDVVIESYVSILVVTMGVVGILRAKLRTRIEYRPHRLFAFALLAGVNKGIGGGGYGPVVTLGQILSGVYEKSAVAITTLAEGIVSIVGAFAFFLLVFQGVPVDLHLLPSILAGGFFAAIIAPYGVRVVPNAVWRYLIPIYAFAIGVLGLALGLEV; the protein is encoded by the coding sequence ATGGACCTAGACCTGGACCCCACGATCGAGAATCCGGACACGGGCCCGACGGCCGCGGAGATTCCGCCGGAAACGCCCCCGAGACGAATCGGAATCGAGGCAGAGGCGCTGGACCGCGAGCAGACGACGCTCGAGCGGATGCGACTGCCGAGAGCGGCGCTTCGGCGATTCGCCCTACTCGGCGGACTGTATGTGGCGACAGTCGCGGGAATTTCGCTGCTGTTAGACGGGGGAACGGACAGCCTTCCGTTCGTGCCCATCGTCGTCCTCGTCGCGTTCGTCTTCGAGACGACGGATTCCGCGGCCGGAATGGGGTTCGGAACCGGGATCGCGCCACTACTGTTCGTCCTGGGGTACGGGCCGCTCGAGATCGTCCCCGTGCTGTTGCTATCCGAGACGCTGACGGGGATAGTTGCTGGCGCTGTCCACCACAACGTGGATAACGTAACGTTCTCTGTGCGACCGCTCAACGACGAGACGAAACTGCTGGCCCTGCTCGTCGGTGTCGGGTCGGTCGCCGTGCTCGGCTCCGTGATACTCACGTATTTTACGCTCGGACTTTCCGACGTCGTCATCGAATCATACGTGTCGATTCTCGTGGTGACGATGGGGGTGGTCGGCATTTTACGGGCGAAATTGCGGACGCGAATCGAATATCGACCGCACCGTCTTTTCGCGTTCGCACTGCTCGCCGGGGTGAACAAGGGGATCGGCGGTGGCGGTTACGGCCCCGTCGTGACACTGGGACAGATCCTCTCGGGTGTGTACGAAAAAAGCGCCGTTGCGATCACGACGCTCGCGGAAGGGATCGTGTCGATCGTCGGTGCGTTCGCGTTCTTCCTCCTGGTCTTTCAAGGCGTTCCGGTCGATCTTCACCTCCTTCCGTCGATCCTCGCGGGCGGGTTTTTCGCGGCTATCATCGCTCCCTACGGCGTCCGGGTCGTCCCGAACGCGGTCTGGCGGTACCTCATCCCGATCTACGCGTTCGCCATCGGTGTGCTGGGACTGGCGCTCGGTCTCGAGGTGTGA
- a CDS encoding dienelactone hydrolase family protein has product MGTSENEDSIVTITANGVELEGELLVPDGATGVVLFAHGSGSSRHSPRNNFVAGRVRDRGVATLLFDLLTEAEDRTYETRFDISLLTDRLVGATRWVRNRDGVGAFRIGYFGSSTGSAAALRAAAQPETEVSAVVSRGGRVDMAEAALKQVSAPTLFIVGGNDHPVLEWNREAYDRLSSEKSLEVIEGASHLFEEPGALESVADRAGEWFERNLA; this is encoded by the coding sequence ATGGGAACCAGCGAGAACGAGGATTCGATCGTCACGATCACCGCAAACGGGGTCGAACTCGAGGGCGAGTTGCTTGTCCCGGACGGGGCCACGGGCGTCGTCCTGTTCGCTCACGGCAGCGGCAGCAGTCGGCACAGCCCGCGGAACAACTTCGTCGCCGGGCGAGTTCGCGACCGCGGGGTCGCCACCTTACTGTTCGACCTGCTCACCGAGGCGGAGGATCGGACCTACGAGACGCGGTTCGACATCTCCCTGCTGACCGACCGACTGGTCGGTGCGACCCGCTGGGTGCGGAACCGGGACGGCGTTGGCGCCTTTCGAATCGGTTACTTCGGCTCGAGTACGGGTTCCGCGGCAGCCCTGCGAGCCGCGGCGCAGCCAGAGACCGAGGTTTCGGCAGTCGTCTCCCGTGGCGGCCGGGTCGACATGGCCGAGGCGGCCCTCAAGCAGGTCTCGGCGCCGACACTGTTCATCGTCGGCGGGAACGACCACCCCGTCCTCGAGTGGAATCGCGAAGCCTACGACCGGTTGTCGAGCGAGAAGTCCCTCGAGGTGATCGAGGGCGCGTCTCACCTCTTCGAAGAACCGGGTGCGCTCGAGTCGGTCGCTGACCGTGCCGGCGAGTGGTTCGAACGGAACCTCGCCTGA
- a CDS encoding secondary thiamine-phosphate synthase enzyme YjbQ, whose translation MELEIQTTDRLDVVDVTATVEDALPDAVESGTCTVFVPHTTAGVIVNENERRLLADLEDTLEQLLPRGDGYDHDAIDDNADAHLRAIILGESVTVPIVDGELALGTWQSILFVDYDGPRTRRLRVTALSA comes from the coding sequence ATGGAACTCGAGATTCAGACCACCGACCGACTCGACGTCGTCGACGTGACGGCGACCGTCGAAGACGCCCTTCCCGACGCTGTCGAGAGCGGCACGTGCACCGTCTTCGTCCCGCACACGACCGCCGGGGTGATCGTCAACGAAAACGAACGGCGGCTCCTGGCCGACCTCGAGGACACCCTCGAGCAACTGCTCCCGCGCGGGGACGGCTACGATCACGATGCGATCGACGACAATGCGGACGCCCACCTTCGTGCGATAATCCTCGGCGAGAGCGTGACGGTGCCGATCGTCGACGGGGAACTCGCGCTCGGCACGTGGCAGTCGATCCTGTTCGTCGACTATGACGGACCGCGAACCCGTCGCCTCCGCGTGACGGCGCTCTCGGCGTGA
- a CDS encoding YbhB/YbcL family Raf kinase inhibitor-like protein has product MTRRTITTALVTILAGCFGGFGGPGDSGGGNGDGDNPALARATQRGDLRLTSPAFGDGERIPDRYGRGERDVNPPLEIEGVPDDADSLALVVDDSDAVEPAGRIWVHWLVWNVPPETTTIPEDWEAAGAVEGENDFGGVGYGGPSPPDAEHTYRFKAYALDAVFDLEAGASADDLGAAMDGHVTAQTQLTGTYPP; this is encoded by the coding sequence ATGACACGACGCACGATAACGACCGCACTCGTCACGATTCTTGCGGGATGTTTCGGCGGGTTCGGCGGCCCCGGCGATTCGGGCGGTGGGAACGGCGACGGCGACAACCCTGCACTCGCGAGGGCGACCCAGCGGGGCGACCTCCGACTCACCAGCCCCGCCTTCGGCGACGGCGAGCGCATTCCCGACAGGTACGGACGCGGCGAACGGGACGTCAACCCGCCGCTCGAGATCGAGGGAGTACCGGACGACGCAGACTCACTCGCACTGGTAGTCGACGATTCGGACGCCGTCGAACCGGCCGGGCGGATCTGGGTCCACTGGCTGGTGTGGAACGTGCCGCCGGAGACGACAACGATTCCGGAGGACTGGGAGGCCGCAGGCGCCGTCGAGGGCGAGAACGACTTCGGCGGCGTCGGCTACGGCGGCCCGTCGCCACCGGACGCCGAGCACACCTATCGATTCAAAGCGTACGCCCTCGACGCCGTATTCGACCTCGAGGCGGGTGCCTCGGCCGACGACCTCGGAGCGGCCATGGACGGGCACGTGACCGCACAAACGCAGTTGACCGGAACGTATCCGCCGTAG
- a CDS encoding DUF2267 domain-containing protein, translating to MNFDEFTGEIQHRLELPGTGETVRAIRATLMTLGQRIPEGAAEDLAASLPMEIQWYMTGAVHEHGQRFDWKEFVSRVSDIERAEPPKAAYHARVIVDFVRTQVPASDFQQLRDQLPESEDDENWRKLFEIVDGGGWGEAEEAQTGGGPQSANDSVDDDTT from the coding sequence ATGAATTTCGACGAGTTCACCGGCGAAATCCAGCACCGCCTCGAGCTCCCCGGCACCGGCGAGACTGTCCGCGCAATCCGGGCGACGCTCATGACCCTGGGGCAGCGCATTCCCGAGGGGGCAGCCGAGGACCTCGCCGCCTCGCTCCCGATGGAGATCCAGTGGTACATGACCGGCGCCGTCCACGAGCACGGCCAGCGATTCGACTGGAAGGAGTTCGTCTCGCGAGTTAGCGACATCGAACGCGCCGAGCCGCCGAAAGCGGCCTATCACGCTCGCGTTATCGTCGACTTCGTTCGGACGCAGGTTCCGGCTTCTGACTTCCAGCAACTCCGGGATCAGCTCCCCGAAAGCGAGGACGACGAGAACTGGCGGAAACTCTTCGAGATCGTCGATGGCGGCGGCTGGGGCGAGGCCGAGGAGGCCCAGACCGGCGGCGGTCCACAGTCGGCGAACGACAGCGTTGACGACGACACCACGTGA
- a CDS encoding cupin domain-containing protein yields MSEPTADSAAPTERTVLEDLEGTPHARVFKGEPQTIRLTLSAGDSIAPHQHPDRQIVFYVLEGRLTVTLGEDEHELEAGDIVRFDGDQYVSPEAIEDSVALLVLAPRVD; encoded by the coding sequence ATGTCAGAACCGACCGCCGATTCCGCCGCACCAACCGAGCGCACCGTCCTCGAGGACCTCGAGGGAACACCCCACGCCCGCGTCTTCAAGGGCGAGCCACAGACGATCAGGCTCACGCTCTCCGCCGGCGACTCCATCGCCCCCCACCAGCACCCCGACCGACAGATCGTCTTCTACGTGCTCGAGGGACGCCTGACCGTCACACTCGGCGAGGACGAACACGAACTCGAGGCCGGCGACATCGTCCGGTTCGACGGCGACCAGTACGTCTCCCCGGAAGCCATCGAGGACAGCGTGGCCTTGCTGGTGCTGGCGCCTCGAGTCGACTAG
- a CDS encoding sodium:calcium antiporter produces MVFPGVLAGGSLVDVAVVLVATGVIWIGSGWLEGSADTLSTYYELPAVVQGSIVVAVGSSFPELASVVFTAIGGTFDMGVGAIVGSAIFNILVIPALAGIFSDGTMETNRAIVYKEAQFYMIAVSGLIITFALAVIYNPVSNGSGLGGEITRPLAMLPIGLYGLYLFIQWQDVSDYEATEAKPAIDLAREWAKLAGGLLLILVAVHQLVGSVESLSTTFGIPEFLAGVTIIAAATSLPDMLVSIRSARGGNEETSLGNVLGSNTFDLLVAIPIGVLIVGTAAVDFAVAIPMFGVLTLATVVLFAVMRTDLSLTTREAYLLLVSYLVFVGWVIAETIGVTNLIRGV; encoded by the coding sequence ATGGTCTTCCCAGGAGTCCTGGCAGGCGGGTCGCTGGTCGACGTCGCCGTCGTTCTCGTGGCCACGGGCGTGATCTGGATCGGAAGCGGTTGGCTCGAGGGGTCGGCTGATACGCTCTCGACGTACTACGAACTCCCGGCCGTCGTCCAGGGATCGATCGTCGTCGCCGTCGGCTCGAGTTTTCCGGAACTCGCGAGCGTCGTGTTCACGGCGATCGGAGGAACGTTCGACATGGGGGTCGGCGCGATCGTCGGCTCCGCGATCTTCAACATTCTGGTTATCCCCGCACTCGCCGGCATCTTTTCAGACGGAACTATGGAGACGAACCGGGCCATCGTCTACAAGGAGGCCCAGTTCTACATGATCGCCGTCTCGGGGTTGATCATCACGTTCGCGCTGGCGGTCATCTACAACCCCGTCTCCAACGGCTCGGGACTGGGCGGCGAAATCACCCGCCCGCTCGCGATGCTCCCGATCGGGCTGTACGGCCTGTACCTCTTCATCCAGTGGCAGGACGTCAGCGATTACGAGGCGACGGAGGCGAAGCCGGCGATCGACCTCGCTCGAGAGTGGGCGAAACTCGCTGGTGGACTGCTCCTGATCCTCGTAGCGGTCCACCAGCTGGTAGGTAGCGTCGAATCGCTCAGCACGACGTTCGGCATCCCGGAATTCCTCGCCGGCGTCACCATAATCGCGGCCGCAACGAGTCTACCGGACATGCTGGTGAGCATCCGGTCGGCTCGAGGCGGAAACGAGGAAACGAGCCTCGGCAACGTCCTCGGTTCGAACACGTTCGACCTGCTCGTGGCGATCCCCATCGGCGTGTTGATCGTCGGGACGGCCGCGGTGGACTTCGCGGTCGCCATCCCGATGTTCGGCGTGCTCACCCTCGCCACGGTGGTCCTCTTTGCGGTCATGCGAACCGACCTCTCGTTGACCACCCGGGAGGCGTACTTGCTGCTCGTGAGCTATCTGGTGTTCGTCGGCTGGGTGATCGCGGAAACGATCGGCGTAACCAACCTGATCAGGGGCGTCTGA
- a CDS encoding metal-dependent transcriptional regulator yields MDTTASSSRELSRVTRADSRRECPDPDSTNVLTATSGWYLLGGYWLSGRGTRCVRVGELAERLSVAPASVTEMVDVLADTLLLETEPYAGFELTDRGTVHAEALAWRQCVVATFFDRTLSYAIDDETAYRIGYELPGPGLVRLERRIDRPRERTCRRLADDGTCLVGTFG; encoded by the coding sequence ATGGACACCACAGCAAGCTCGAGCCGTGAACTATCCAGGGTAACGAGGGCCGACTCGAGGCGCGAGTGCCCAGATCCGGACTCGACGAACGTGCTCACCGCCACCTCCGGCTGGTACCTTCTCGGTGGCTACTGGCTCTCAGGTCGCGGAACACGCTGCGTGCGAGTCGGCGAGCTGGCCGAACGGCTGTCGGTCGCGCCGGCCAGCGTCACCGAGATGGTCGACGTACTCGCCGACACCTTGCTCCTCGAGACAGAACCCTACGCCGGATTCGAACTGACCGACCGCGGAACGGTACACGCGGAGGCGCTGGCGTGGCGTCAGTGCGTCGTCGCCACCTTCTTCGACCGTACGCTCTCGTACGCCATCGACGACGAGACCGCCTACCGCATCGGGTACGAACTCCCGGGACCAGGGCTCGTCCGCCTCGAGCGGCGTATCGACCGCCCCCGCGAACGAACGTGTCGTCGTCTCGCCGACGACGGGACGTGTCTCGTTGGAACGTTCGGATAG
- the pdhA gene encoding pyruvate dehydrogenase (acetyl-transferring) E1 component subunit alpha yields MIRNVLDREPDDRVSVLDSDGTVVAPELVPNLDDETLVSMYEDMRLCRRFDERIISLQRQGRVGTYASLAGQEGAQIGSTYALATEDTISYQYREHGTVLSRGFPWEYLLYWMGHEVGNAVLPDDNVLPLNISIGGHLPHAVGYAWAAKLRGDDRVTLVHFGEGSTSEGDFHEAANFAGVYDVPIVFFCNNNQWAISTPREQQTASETFAEKARAYGFDGIQVDGMDPLATYVVTEAVRSRAANPLDGEPRPTMIEAVQYRFGAHTTADDPTVYRDDAEVEHWKERDPIRRFEAYLRGQGLLDDERIDAMESAIDETLQEAINRAESYEGDPDDIFEDTYANPTERLVEQRAFLGDLRATYGDEALLEEN; encoded by the coding sequence ATGATCAGAAACGTACTCGACCGAGAGCCGGACGATCGAGTATCGGTACTCGATTCCGACGGGACCGTCGTCGCCCCGGAGCTCGTACCCAACCTCGACGACGAGACGCTGGTGTCGATGTACGAGGATATGCGCCTGTGTCGGCGATTCGACGAGCGGATAATCAGTCTCCAGCGCCAGGGACGGGTCGGGACGTACGCCTCGCTCGCAGGGCAGGAGGGGGCACAGATCGGGTCGACGTATGCGCTGGCCACGGAAGACACTATTTCCTACCAGTACCGCGAGCACGGGACCGTCCTCTCGAGGGGCTTCCCGTGGGAGTACCTGTTGTACTGGATGGGACACGAGGTCGGAAACGCGGTGCTCCCCGACGACAACGTCCTGCCGCTCAACATCTCGATCGGTGGCCACCTCCCGCACGCGGTCGGGTACGCGTGGGCGGCGAAGTTGCGCGGCGACGACCGCGTGACGCTCGTTCACTTCGGGGAAGGATCGACGTCCGAAGGGGATTTCCACGAGGCTGCGAACTTCGCGGGCGTCTACGACGTTCCGATCGTCTTCTTCTGCAATAACAACCAGTGGGCGATCTCCACGCCGCGGGAACAGCAGACGGCATCGGAGACGTTCGCGGAGAAGGCTCGCGCCTACGGCTTCGACGGCATCCAGGTGGACGGAATGGATCCGCTCGCGACGTACGTCGTGACGGAGGCAGTCCGCAGTCGAGCGGCAAATCCCCTCGATGGAGAGCCTCGACCCACGATGATCGAGGCAGTTCAGTACCGCTTCGGCGCGCACACGACGGCGGACGATCCGACCGTCTATCGCGACGACGCGGAGGTCGAACACTGGAAGGAACGCGATCCTATCAGGCGGTTCGAAGCGTACCTTCGAGGACAGGGGCTGCTCGACGACGAGCGCATCGACGCGATGGAGTCGGCGATCGACGAGACGCTCCAGGAGGCCATAAACCGTGCCGAGTCGTACGAGGGCGATCCCGACGATATATTCGAGGATACCTACGCAAATCCCACAGAAAGACTGGTCGAACAGCGTGCGTTCCTCGGAGACCTTCGGGCGACATATGGGGACGAAGCGTTGCTCGAGGAGAACTAG
- a CDS encoding universal stress protein: MYDEILIPTDGSTTIDQTLEHALPIAANNDARIHALSVIDTRIVQAATGETREEIKTQLERESEAAVADVTERASDAGLEGVEAVERGTPAKSILEYAETHDIDLIVIGTHGKSPREKRITMGSVSERVVDKSPIPVFVVRSANGVV, encoded by the coding sequence ATGTACGACGAGATCCTCATTCCGACGGACGGAAGCACCACTATCGATCAGACGCTCGAGCACGCCCTTCCGATCGCCGCCAACAACGATGCGAGAATCCACGCGCTGTCGGTCATTGACACGCGAATCGTCCAGGCAGCAACCGGCGAGACGCGCGAGGAAATCAAGACACAACTCGAACGTGAGAGTGAGGCGGCCGTAGCTGACGTCACCGAGCGAGCGTCGGACGCCGGACTCGAGGGAGTCGAAGCGGTCGAGCGTGGCACACCGGCCAAATCGATCCTCGAATACGCCGAGACTCACGACATCGATTTAATCGTCATCGGCACGCACGGGAAAAGTCCTCGAGAGAAACGGATTACGATGGGGAGCGTCTCCGAACGGGTCGTCGACAAGTCCCCGATTCCGGTGTTCGTCGTCCGTAGCGCGAACGGAGTCGTATAG
- a CDS encoding DUF1684 domain-containing protein, with translation MGSDWRRAIETQREEKDRYFGENPHSPIPESERETFDGLEYYPIDDEYRFELPLNEYEDPDHVVVGTSTDGEREFLRWGEFRVTVGDEDVAIQAYKADPDDDRLWVPFRDATSGEETYGAGRYIDLESEHHRTNDGTWILDFNEAYNPTCAYADQYECPLPPMENWLEVLIEAGEKSYH, from the coding sequence ATGGGCTCTGACTGGCGACGAGCGATCGAAACCCAGCGCGAGGAGAAAGATCGATACTTCGGCGAGAACCCACACTCTCCGATTCCGGAGTCCGAGCGCGAGACGTTCGACGGCCTCGAGTACTACCCGATCGACGACGAGTACCGCTTCGAACTTCCCCTCAATGAGTACGAAGACCCCGACCACGTGGTCGTCGGGACGAGCACGGACGGCGAGCGTGAGTTCCTGCGCTGGGGCGAGTTTCGGGTCACCGTCGGCGACGAGGACGTCGCAATCCAGGCGTACAAGGCCGACCCCGACGACGACCGGCTCTGGGTTCCGTTTCGAGACGCAACCAGCGGCGAGGAGACGTACGGCGCCGGCCGATACATCGACCTCGAGTCCGAGCACCACCGCACGAACGACGGAACCTGGATCCTCGACTTCAACGAAGCGTACAATCCGACGTGTGCGTACGCAGACCAGTACGAGTGTCCGCTTCCACCGATGGAAAACTGGCTCGAGGTGCTAATCGAGGCCGGCGAAAAATCCTATCACTAG
- a CDS encoding cobalamin-independent methionine synthase II family protein — MTTTENRIRTTHVGSLPRPPKLLELLKARQDDADVDEDEWNATVTEATRSVVERQAEVGIDIANNGEQSRVSFNWYVADRLSGIDGMREQELWADLQAFPEYAEQTFKTDVIDLSMHPVVTDPVEYTGVDEAEAELEAFREALETVDADFEETFMTSASPSVVTATHVNEHYDSYKEFLFAVADAMAHEYELVADSGLSLQIDAPELLTAGHTAAFADEPLEEVKAVTRLHVEALNESLADVPDEQVRLHTCWGSYEGPHHLDTDLVELLPVIYEADISGLSVEQANPRHQHEYRAFTEQPLPDGWTLMPGVVDVKTNIIDHPETIADRLERVADAIDESTPLVAAPDCGFGTQAGLGMVDPEIAWAKLEALVEGADIATTRLY, encoded by the coding sequence ATGACGACGACCGAAAACCGAATCCGGACGACACACGTGGGTAGTCTTCCGCGTCCTCCGAAACTACTCGAACTCCTCAAAGCCCGTCAGGACGACGCGGACGTCGACGAGGACGAATGGAACGCGACCGTCACGGAGGCCACGAGATCTGTCGTCGAGCGCCAGGCCGAGGTGGGGATCGATATCGCCAACAACGGCGAACAATCGCGCGTCTCGTTCAACTGGTACGTAGCAGACCGCCTCAGCGGCATCGACGGTATGCGCGAGCAGGAACTCTGGGCGGACCTCCAGGCGTTCCCGGAGTACGCCGAGCAGACGTTCAAGACGGACGTCATCGACCTCTCGATGCACCCCGTCGTGACCGACCCCGTCGAGTATACCGGCGTCGACGAGGCCGAAGCCGAACTCGAGGCGTTTCGCGAGGCGCTCGAAACGGTCGACGCCGACTTCGAGGAAACGTTCATGACTTCGGCATCGCCGAGCGTGGTCACGGCCACGCACGTCAATGAGCACTACGACTCCTACAAGGAGTTCCTCTTCGCCGTCGCGGACGCGATGGCGCACGAGTACGAACTCGTCGCCGACAGCGGATTGTCTCTCCAGATCGACGCCCCGGAACTCCTCACAGCCGGCCACACGGCAGCCTTCGCGGACGAACCCCTCGAGGAGGTCAAAGCGGTGACGCGCCTCCACGTCGAGGCGCTCAACGAGTCCCTCGCGGACGTCCCGGATGAACAGGTGCGGCTCCACACCTGCTGGGGCAGCTACGAGGGCCCCCACCACCTCGATACTGATCTCGTCGAGCTGTTACCGGTGATCTACGAAGCCGACATCTCCGGACTGAGCGTCGAACAGGCGAACCCCCGCCACCAGCACGAATACCGTGCGTTTACCGAACAACCGCTTCCGGACGGCTGGACGCTGATGCCGGGCGTCGTCGACGTGAAGACGAACATCATCGACCACCCAGAAACGATCGCTGATCGACTGGAACGCGTCGCCGACGCGATCGACGAGTCGACACCGCTGGTTGCCGCCCCCGACTGCGGGTTCGGTACGCAGGCCGGCCTCGGGATGGTCGACCCCGAAATCGCGTGGGCGAAGCTCGAGGCGCTCGTCGAAGGTGCTGACATTGCGACCACTCGTCTCTACTAA
- a CDS encoding IclR family transcriptional regulator, with translation MSQDSVRQQSSSWVKSTKTVFDIVETLRERDGAGVTQIAQAIDLSKSAVHKHLQTLRSLGYVTKDGTEYRLGLSFLSLGTYTMERKLFEFGDATNDIDSLAENTRMPALLVVPDGTDGVVLYQVSGTQDPRFRNGERFFLPTKASGVSILAHLPKERRKMVLSQLEEERREEINSLQQARDQRVVYKKDVENQQQSVAAPVLDSNEMPVGAIAVSGALGNISDKRLHEDVTGLVLSTANSVQGNLTSEHQERPSDTV, from the coding sequence ATGAGCCAAGATAGTGTTCGACAGCAGAGCTCGTCGTGGGTGAAATCTACGAAAACAGTCTTCGACATCGTCGAGACGCTGCGCGAGCGAGACGGGGCCGGCGTGACGCAGATTGCTCAAGCGATCGACCTCTCGAAGAGCGCGGTGCACAAACACTTACAGACGTTACGCTCTCTCGGATACGTCACGAAGGACGGCACCGAGTACCGACTCGGCCTCAGTTTCCTCTCGCTGGGCACCTATACGATGGAACGCAAGTTGTTCGAATTCGGGGACGCTACGAACGATATCGATAGTTTGGCGGAAAATACGCGGATGCCAGCTCTCCTCGTCGTACCAGACGGCACCGATGGCGTCGTACTCTACCAGGTGTCAGGAACTCAGGACCCTCGTTTTCGAAATGGCGAACGTTTCTTCCTTCCGACGAAGGCTTCGGGAGTTAGTATTTTGGCACACCTCCCCAAAGAACGGCGTAAAATGGTCCTGTCCCAACTCGAGGAGGAGCGGCGAGAAGAGATCAACAGTCTGCAACAGGCCAGAGATCAGCGTGTCGTCTACAAGAAAGACGTAGAGAACCAGCAGCAGTCTGTCGCGGCACCCGTACTCGATTCGAACGAAATGCCAGTCGGCGCCATCGCAGTGTCGGGCGCTCTGGGCAATATTAGCGACAAGCGCCTTCACGAGGACGTTACGGGGCTCGTTCTCTCAACGGCTAATTCCGTGCAAGGAAATCTTACATCGGAGCATCAGGAACGTCCGAGCGACACGGTCTAG